In the genome of Natronorubrum daqingense, the window CTCGCGGCGGACGTGACGCTGCGTGAAATCGCGGAGATCACGGACGGCTACGTCGGCAGCGACCTCGAGTCGATCGCTCGAGAGTCGGCAATTGAGGCACTCCGTGAGGATCACGAAGCCGATATCGTCGAGATGCGCCACTTCAGGCAGGCGATGGAGAACGTTCGGCCGACGATCACCGACGACATCCTCGAGTACTACGAGCAGATCGAAGAGGAGTTCCAGGGCGGCGGTTCGGGCGGTCCCGGGCCGACGGGTCGACGCGGCAGCCGAATCGGCTTCCAGTAACCGGCTTTGGTCGGTTTCGAAATTGGTCGCCTTTTTCAGCTGATTCGGTTCCTCCACTGAGGTCGTCTGGACGTCACTGTGAAGTTCTCCGTTCGCCGCTGATTCCCTTCGACCGTCACCACATCTCTCCGTTCATCGTCGATTCACGTCTTCCGTTCGTTTCCAGTCCAAGTCGCTCGTCGCACAGCTTCTTTGTTCAAACTCACACCTGAAACTGAATTCGGCGATTCGACAACTACGCGTGCGTATTGACCGCTGGGGTTCCTTCCAATCAGCGTATTTCTTCGGAAGGTCCTGATGGATACACAGCGCATATGTGTCAATTGCTCCAGTTGGAACCCCATCGCTGGAACCATGAGTGAGTTGGTTAATTCATCGAAGATAATTATCACATATGCTACTGTTGCTTATTTGTCCGTCTTTGTGGCTTGTGAGCTTGTCGATGAGATCTGTCGTACAAGACGCCCATCACGCAGGTCACTACCAGTAGTCGAAGAGGCACCACTAAATGTCGGAAGTCTTATGGGTTACAATGGGGGCCTGCTGAATGGAGACCACCTACAAAATATAAATATCAATGAACATACTACCTTGTGTGCTGGTGTCTGACGAGAATTTATATGGGTAGGGAAGCCCTCAAGAGATATGAGTAGCGATTCGAAGGAATCCACGCAAGGCGTCAAACAGAATCAATCCCCTGAGACAGACGACACTTCATCTGCGACTGACACGCCCGAAACGCAACCTCTGTCGATAACGCTGCCAGACGGGAGTGAGAACGTTGCTGACGCGATTGTCACACATAGAGAGATGCTGGCTGATCCCCATGAACATGGGTTGGCGACTGATGAAGACATCTCGCATCTCTCAAAAGCGATGGAAACATTCTCGGATAGACTTGACAAAACCACCCAACAGTACGACGAGACTCAATCGCAGACCGATGAACTCCAAAATCTCGTGGAACAACAACAGCAACAAATCAACGAACTGCAATCGGTAGTCATCTCACTCGCAGATATTCTCGGGACCGAAGCAGAGTGGACAACGTTCAACGACACAGAAGAAGCCTAGAGGACCTCTTCCGAACGTATGACAAGCCCGAAGTTTAGTACCAGCAGTTGGTAATCTCCTACTGAAGGACCCGAAAGAAAATCACTGCCGCTCGGTCACTCTCACAGCGTTACGGACCTGTAATCTCGATTGGTTGAATCTGATTGAATAGAGGGGTCAAACGATGTACGTCTGCGCTCTATTCAGCAGGTCGATATTTCACGTTCCTCTCTGAATAGAGAAATCGTATTTTCCACTCTTGATACGATTCGGTGCCCGCTCGAGCGAACGCACGTCGGTTCGTGAGCCGTGACGACAGACTAGTGATGTGTGTGTCCGAATTCGGCTCACATTCACGCAGATTCAGCGTTCCAATGGTCGATTACGACGTGCATACTCGCGGCTTCTCCCTCGGAATGGCTGTTTGTCGGTGGACATCGGATTCGGGGACGGAATCCAGCCTCGCCGAAGATGTTCGGGTAATGGGCAACTACGTGGGATGAATTGAGCGTGTCTGTGGCAAACGTTCGCACTGGTATATGTGCTGGCGTCGATTCTGTGAGGTGTATCACCCAAAGCAATGGCGAGCCCACCCACAGAACGTGAGAGTCGCGCCGATCCGACCCGCAGCACACTCGAGGACGACGAGCGGACGCACCGAGCGCTCGAAGAACGCGTGCCGTCGCTCGCGAAGCCGATTCGGGTGACCGGCTTCTGGGGCGGCATTATTCTCCCCGTATTCTACGTTCCGTTGCTCGTGACCGGATTGTCGACGTCGTTCGAATTTTTGCTCTTTCTCGGTCTCGTCGCGCTCAATCTCCTCGCGTTGTACGTCGGACGGGTTCACAGACAGCAGTAGTTGACGTGCTATCCCGTTATTCACTCGAGAATCGACGGACGAGGTGATCGAACTCGCTTCGAATGGCCGTTCGTTTGACGAGGACGAAGCCTGCCGCGATGAATCCGAAGCCGACGACCGTGGCGGCGTCGACGACTTCGCCCAGATACAGCCAGCCGAAGAGCGCGGCGAAGACGGGGGCGACGTATGAGACCATGTTGATCTCGACAGCACCCAATCGCTCGAGTAGGTCGAAGTAAAGTAAAAAGCCGATCGCACTCGCAACCAGGGCCAGGTAGCCGAGTGCGCCGAGTGCTTCGGGGTGCGTCCACGCTGTCGGCTCGAGTGGTTCGCCAAGCGCGAGACTGACGGCGTGCATCACGAACGCGCCGCCGAGCATCGACCAGGCCTCGAGCGTTTCGATGGGGAGCGTGGCCTCGAGCGAACGGGTGATCACGCCGCCGAGGGCGAACGCGGTCGCGGCACAGAAGACCAAGAGAATCGCGACGACGTCTGTCGTCAGCAGCTGTTCTGGATCCGGTCGTGCGACGAGGCCGACGCCGACGAGTCCGAAGGCCAGTCCCACGATGCCGACGCTCGAGAGTGCATCCGTCGGGGTGAGTACTCGAGCGAAGCCGGTGGTCAACACGGGCGAGAGGCTCACGACGATGGCCGCCGCGGCTGCCGTCGTGTGCTGTTGTCCGACGAACAAGAAGACGTGGTACGCCGCGATCAAGAGCGTGGCACCGACGGCGACGAGGAGCCACTCACCGCGACGGGTCGGATACCAGTCGTCGACGGCGTAGATGGCGTAGGCGAGCATGAGCACGCCGGCAATATCGTAGCGAAAGGCGGCGAACAAAACGGGTGGAAAGTGCTCGAGGCCCGCGCTGATGGCGACGAACGCGGTGCCCCAGATTCCCGCGAGGGTGACGAAGAGGAGGGCGTTCCGGTATCTGCGCACACGGGACATCGACGGAGTATCGTTCTACGTGTTTCGATTCGTCCGTCTTCGGCCGCTCAGACGACGGTTATCGTTCGCCCCTGCAGACCACCCACAGGTACCCTATCCGGGCGAGGCTCACAGGAAGTGGCGACGTTCTCCAGACGCCATCCCCGCCAATCGAGTCGAAAAGTGGCCGCTTACAGCGACGGCAGTTCGCGAATCTTCGGATCTTCTTCGGTCTGTTTGAACTGGGTCAACAGCGGTTTGATGTCCTCGAACCCTTCAGTGAGAACGATGTCGCCGCTGCGGAGGTCGTAGTCGACGATGTCGTAGTCAGCCAGCCGCGGCAGGTGATTGTGAACGAGCGAGATGTAGATTTGCTGGCGGCGCGCCTCGTCGACCGTCGTCGGGTCCGCGTCGAACTTCCAGGCGGCGATGCCGTCGGTAATTTCGTCGATATTTGCACCGTGACGGTCTGTCAACTGATACAATACGTATCGTCGCTCGGGTTCCGACAGAAGCGAACAGGCGGCTTCCATCCGAGTTGTAGACGTCTCGTTCATACCCGAGGCCAGGAACTGGTGGGTATTACACCTACGGCCAACACAGATTGGTCGACCTGTCCAATCCGACAACCACCCAGATGCACTATTTCGTCGGACTCGAGCACTATAGTGGGGGATATCGACTCACGAGGCCGCAAAATATTTCTACTAATCACACAGGAAATAAATTCTATCCAACACACCGCTCTGTCCAACACACCGAAACTCGAGGGTGGGCAAATCCATGCAGACTCGAGAGTGGGCATAGTGATACTCGGCGTCGTTCCAATCCACGCAGACTGGACCGTTCACACAGCGACGACTCACATCAATTGCTCGGACCGAGACGACTCACAACTGCGGGTTCGTCTCCGCGAACGGATCTGAACCGTCGGTATAGAGGTGACACGCGACGGGGTGGTCTCCGTTCTCGAGTGTCGGTTGCTTCCGTTCGCAGACGCTTTCGTAGGCCTCGCGCAATCGAGTTGCCGCCTCGTCCCAGTTTTCGTCGGCCAGTTCGGCGAGCGCCTCGTCGACGATTCGGTCGTGTCGAGGCGGCAAATCGGTGTCGAGCAGTCGCGTTCTGAGCGTCTCGACGAATTCGGGGATGTCTTCCTCCGGAATCCCCCCCGAGGTGGGATCGAACTGGCCGTCGTCCCCGACGGACTCGAGGGAGATGTCCCGACGTTCGACTCGCTCGCGAAGGGTCATAATGGCGCGGTAGGCCTGCTGGTCGAGGTCGAGTTCGTCGGGCGGAATGACGTTCGGACACCGCGTTCTGAACCGACAGCCGCTGGGCGGGTCTCGCGGGGAGGGAACGTCTCCGGCGAGCGTCTCTCGGTCGCGTTCTCGTTCGTCGGTCGAGGCTCGAGGCACGCTCTCGAGGAGCGCCTGGGTGTAGGGGTGTTTTGGATCCTCGAAGAGGGCCTCGACGGGGCCGACTTCGACGATTTCGCCGAGGTACATCACGGCGACGCGGTCACAGACGTGGCGAATCACGGAGAGATCGTGACTGATCAGCAAGTAGGTGAGGTCGAACTCGTTCTGGAGATCGTCGAGCAGGTTCAACACCTGTGCCTGTACCGAGACGTCGAGCGCCGATGTCGGTTCGTCCAGCACGATAAAGTCGGGTTCCAGTGCGAGCGCACGCGCGATGCCGATGCGCTGGCGCTGGCCACCGGAGAACTCGTGTGGATACCGATCGAGTTGATCCGCAGCGAGGCCGACGCGTTCGAGTAACTCACGAACTCGCTCGCGTCGCTGCTCGGTCGTCCCCACGCCGTGGATGTCGAGTGGTTGCCTGATGATGCTTCCGACCGTCATTCGCGGGTCGAGACTCGAGAACGGGTCCTGAAAGACGATCTGTGACTCGCTGCGAAACGCCTGGAGATCGCTTCCGGACAGTTCGGCGACTGGTTCGCCGTCGAACTCGACGCGTCCGTCCGTTGGCTCTTGCAGTCTGAGGATGGTCTCGCCCGCGGTCGACTTGCCACAGCCGGACTCGCCGACGAGCCCGAGCGTCTCTCCCCGGTAGATATCGAGGCTCACGCCGTCGACGGCCCGGACCGGGACCGCCTCGTCGCCGAACAGTCGGTCGACGATCGAATCGTTCTCCCAGAAGTACTTCTCGAGGTCCTCGACGCGGACGAGTGGCTCGTCGATGCTCATTTCGTTTCACCTCCGGACTCCTCGAGCGGCGGCTGTTCGACCGGCGGCTGGGCTTCGGTCGATTCCTCCGGCCGTTCGTCCCGGGCTCCGTCCGTCGTCTCCCCGAAGTAGTCCGCCGGAAGCGCTCGTGACTCGTCGTAGGCCATCTCGGTCAAGACACACCGTGCTGCGTGCTCCTCACTCCCCGCTGCGTCGTACTCCGGCGGGTGCTCGAGACACTCGTCCATCGCCTTCGGGCAGCGATCGGCGAAGTGACAGCGATCGGCCATCTCGTGGTCGAGCAGGCTCGGGACGTTTCCGGGTATCGGCTCGAGGCGGCCGCCGACTCCTTCCAGATCGGGAATCGATCCCAGCAGCCCCTCGGTGTAGGGGTGGACGTGGTCGTCGAAGACGTCCGTAAGGTGGCCGCGCTCGACGATTTCGCCGGCGTACATCACGCCGACCCGGTCACACATCCGCGCGACGACGCCGAGGTTGTGCGTGATGAGGAGGATGGTCATCCCCGTTTCCGCCTGCAGGTCGTCGAGCAAGTCCAGAATCTGCGCCTGAATCGTCACGTCGAGTGCCGTC includes:
- a CDS encoding DMT family transporter; this translates as MRRYRNALLFVTLAGIWGTAFVAISAGLEHFPPVLFAAFRYDIAGVLMLAYAIYAVDDWYPTRRGEWLLVAVGATLLIAAYHVFLFVGQQHTTAAAAAIVVSLSPVLTTGFARVLTPTDALSSVGIVGLAFGLVGVGLVARPDPEQLLTTDVVAILLVFCAATAFALGGVITRSLEATLPIETLEAWSMLGGAFVMHAVSLALGEPLEPTAWTHPEALGALGYLALVASAIGFLLYFDLLERLGAVEINMVSYVAPVFAALFGWLYLGEVVDAATVVGFGFIAAGFVLVKRTAIRSEFDHLVRRFSSE
- a CDS encoding DUF7344 domain-containing protein; translated protein: MNETSTTRMEAACSLLSEPERRYVLYQLTDRHGANIDEITDGIAAWKFDADPTTVDEARRQQIYISLVHNHLPRLADYDIVDYDLRSGDIVLTEGFEDIKPLLTQFKQTEEDPKIRELPSL
- a CDS encoding ABC transporter ATP-binding protein, producing the protein MSIDEPLVRVEDLEKYFWENDSIVDRLFGDEAVPVRAVDGVSLDIYRGETLGLVGESGCGKSTAGETILRLQEPTDGRVEFDGEPVAELSGSDLQAFRSESQIVFQDPFSSLDPRMTVGSIIRQPLDIHGVGTTEQRRERVRELLERVGLAADQLDRYPHEFSGGQRQRIGIARALALEPDFIVLDEPTSALDVSVQAQVLNLLDDLQNEFDLTYLLISHDLSVIRHVCDRVAVMYLGEIVEVGPVEALFEDPKHPYTQALLESVPRASTDERERDRETLAGDVPSPRDPPSGCRFRTRCPNVIPPDELDLDQQAYRAIMTLRERVERRDISLESVGDDGQFDPTSGGIPEEDIPEFVETLRTRLLDTDLPPRHDRIVDEALAELADENWDEAATRLREAYESVCERKQPTLENGDHPVACHLYTDGSDPFAETNPQL